A window of the Butyricimonas faecalis genome harbors these coding sequences:
- the lpcA gene encoding D-sedoheptulose 7-phosphate isomerase yields MDSIKKSFLEALQVLADFVADEDKLKQVGLAAEILSRVLKNGGKVISCGNGGSMSDAMHFAEELTGRFREDRPALPAIAISDPTHLTCVANDFGFEYVFSRYVEAHGKAGDVLLAISTSGNSENIVKAVDAAHRKGMLVIGLTGKNGGKMKNMCDVNICVPWNGYSDRIQEIHIKVIHILIEQIEAHLFAKQ; encoded by the coding sequence ATGGATAGTATCAAAAAAAGTTTTTTGGAGGCGCTGCAGGTATTAGCTGATTTTGTGGCGGACGAAGATAAGTTGAAACAAGTCGGATTGGCGGCAGAGATATTGTCCCGGGTATTGAAGAACGGAGGTAAGGTGATAAGTTGTGGAAATGGAGGTTCCATGAGTGATGCCATGCATTTTGCTGAAGAACTTACTGGACGTTTTAGGGAAGATCGTCCTGCACTACCGGCAATAGCGATTTCCGATCCGACCCACTTGACTTGCGTGGCAAATGATTTCGGGTTTGAGTATGTATTCTCCCGTTACGTGGAGGCACACGGGAAAGCAGGTGATGTATTACTGGCAATCAGTACTTCCGGTAATTCAGAGAATATCGTAAAAGCTGTTGATGCAGCTCACCGTAAAGGAATGTTGGTGATTGGGTTAACCGGTAAGAATGGTGGCAAAATGAAGAATATGTGTGACGTGAATATCTGTGTACCTTGGAATGGGTATTCCGATAGGATTCAAGAGATTCACATCAAGGTGATTCATATTCTGATTGAGCAAATCGAGGCGCATTTGTTTGCGAAACAATAA
- a CDS encoding YifB family Mg chelatase-like AAA ATPase, which translates to MLVKIFGGAVYGINALTITIEVNILWGAKFIIVGLPDNAVKESQQRIDSALREIGLKIPGKRVIINMAPADVKKEGSSFDLPLAIGILAANDQLPNAQLDKYLIMGELSLDGSLQAVKGVLPIAIHAKKEGFKGILLPYQNANEAAVVQDFEVYGFHHLNEVITFLKQEKDFSPISFDQQVMTAFPDDDLLDFKDVKGQENVKRAMEVAAAGGHNMIMIGSPGSGKTMLARRLPTILPPMTIEEALETTKIHSVAGKIQNNHSLITSRPFRSPHHTISDVALVGGGSWPQPGEISLAHHGILFLDELPEFRRAVLEVLRQPLEDRKITISRSKFSVEYPANIMLIASMNPCPCGYYNHPTKECNCPPGEVQKYLSKISGPLLDRIDIHIEVIPVELDKITNPSDSEASSVVRTRVIAARAIQTKRFQSYPGIYCNAQMTSPLLKKYCPLDDKCVALLKIAMQRFGLSARAYDRIIKLSRTIADLDHNEKITPQYIAEAIQYRSLDKDGWGR; encoded by the coding sequence ATGTTAGTTAAAATTTTCGGAGGTGCAGTATACGGAATCAATGCTTTGACCATTACAATCGAGGTTAATATTCTTTGGGGTGCAAAATTTATTATTGTCGGTTTACCCGATAATGCGGTGAAAGAAAGCCAACAAAGAATTGATTCCGCTCTCCGGGAAATAGGATTAAAAATACCAGGTAAACGAGTAATTATCAATATGGCTCCCGCCGATGTAAAGAAAGAAGGATCGTCTTTCGATTTACCACTAGCGATTGGGATTCTCGCTGCTAATGACCAGTTACCTAATGCACAATTGGATAAATACTTGATCATGGGTGAGTTGTCATTAGATGGTAGTCTCCAAGCGGTCAAAGGTGTACTTCCCATTGCCATACACGCTAAAAAGGAAGGTTTCAAAGGAATCCTTCTGCCCTATCAGAATGCAAACGAAGCTGCCGTTGTTCAGGATTTTGAAGTTTACGGTTTTCATCATCTGAATGAAGTAATCACTTTCCTGAAACAGGAGAAAGACTTCTCTCCCATTTCTTTCGACCAGCAAGTCATGACGGCATTTCCCGATGATGACTTACTTGATTTCAAAGATGTGAAGGGACAAGAAAACGTGAAGCGCGCAATGGAAGTTGCCGCAGCAGGTGGACATAACATGATCATGATCGGTTCCCCAGGTTCGGGGAAAACCATGCTAGCCCGAAGATTACCGACAATCCTCCCGCCCATGACAATCGAAGAAGCTTTGGAAACAACGAAAATCCATTCCGTTGCCGGGAAAATTCAAAACAATCATTCCTTAATTACCTCCCGCCCCTTCCGTTCTCCACATCATACCATATCTGATGTTGCACTCGTTGGTGGAGGATCTTGGCCCCAACCGGGAGAAATATCACTTGCTCATCATGGAATTCTATTTTTAGACGAACTCCCAGAATTCCGCCGGGCAGTACTGGAAGTACTGAGACAACCTCTTGAAGATCGGAAAATTACCATCAGCCGTTCCAAATTTAGCGTGGAATATCCGGCCAACATCATGCTGATTGCTTCCATGAATCCTTGCCCTTGCGGATACTATAACCATCCCACGAAAGAGTGCAATTGTCCACCGGGGGAAGTCCAAAAATACTTATCAAAAATATCCGGGCCTTTACTCGATAGAATTGACATACATATTGAAGTAATTCCCGTAGAACTTGACAAAATCACAAATCCCTCTGATAGTGAAGCAAGTTCTGTTGTCCGGACTAGGGTGATTGCTGCCCGGGCTATACAGACAAAACGTTTTCAATCTTACCCGGGGATTTATTGTAACGCACAAATGACCTCTCCATTACTAAAAAAGTATTGCCCTTTGGATGATAAATGTGTTGCATTACTAAAAATTGCCATGCAACGTTTCGGACTTTCCGCCCGAGCTTACGACCGAATCATCAAATTATCTCGAACAATTGCCGATCTGGATCACAACGAAAAAATCACCCCCCAATATATCGCCGAAGCCATACAATATCGAAGTCTTGACAAAGACGGATGGGGTAGATGA
- a CDS encoding inorganic pyrophosphatase, which produces MGNKINDPIVRLMGLRYKSHPWHGLDIGTDAPNVVTAFIEMVPTDTVKYELDKVSGYIKIDRPQKYSNVVPALYGFLPQTYCGDLVAEYCMLQTERTDIHGDGDPLDICVLTEKTISHGDIIAEVRPIGGFRMLDKNEADDKIIAVLKHDATYNIYNDISELPHVVIDRLRHYFLTYKDLPGEERRTEITHVYNKEEAFEVIRRSAEDYKNHFQGLEDILSRV; this is translated from the coding sequence ATGGGAAATAAAATTAATGATCCTATTGTCCGTTTAATGGGACTTAGGTATAAGTCACACCCGTGGCATGGTTTGGATATAGGGACGGATGCGCCGAATGTGGTCACCGCATTTATTGAGATGGTACCGACAGACACGGTGAAGTACGAGTTGGATAAAGTGAGTGGGTATATAAAAATAGATCGTCCACAAAAGTATTCGAACGTGGTTCCCGCTTTATATGGTTTTTTGCCGCAGACCTATTGTGGCGACTTGGTTGCCGAATATTGTATGTTACAGACCGAGAGAACGGATATTCATGGGGATGGTGACCCGCTTGATATTTGTGTCTTGACTGAGAAAACGATTTCTCACGGGGATATTATTGCGGAAGTTCGCCCTATCGGAGGATTCCGAATGTTGGATAAGAATGAGGCCGATGATAAGATTATTGCCGTGCTGAAACATGATGCCACGTATAATATTTACAATGATATTTCCGAATTACCACACGTGGTGATCGATCGGTTGCGGCATTATTTTTTAACCTACAAGGATCTTCCTGGTGAAGAGCGACGTACAGAAATCACTCATGTCTATAATAAGGAAGAGGCTTTCGAGGTAATTCGTCGGAGTGCGGAAGATTATAAAAATCACTTCCAAGGACTTGAAGATATACTAAGCCGGGTATAA
- a CDS encoding hydrogen peroxide-inducible genes activator yields the protein MITLTQLEYVVAVDEFRHFATAADKCFVTQPTLSMQIKKLEDDLGVIIFDRSRQPVVPTDIGYKLIEQARIVLASTQRIKEIINEEKQEVAGSLKIGIIPTLAPYLLPIFIGDYIRRYPGVQVEVEELISEEIIRRLKHDTLDVGIFVTPYHDSKIVEQPVFYEEMMIYAHPDHELLKKKDVKTQDIATPELWMLGDGHCFRDQVVNLCEIQETQHKNLPFDFESNSLETLMKIVDREGGFTLIPELATLYMTEEKKKQVRSFTASKPLREVSVIYSRHFTKQKLIDLLCEDIRQVVPPGMLKKERGKIVEWKKVR from the coding sequence ATGATTACACTGACACAATTAGAATATGTTGTTGCAGTCGATGAATTCCGGCATTTTGCAACAGCAGCCGACAAGTGTTTCGTGACACAGCCGACACTGAGTATGCAAATTAAGAAGTTGGAAGACGATCTGGGTGTAATCATTTTTGATCGGAGTCGACAGCCGGTAGTTCCCACTGACATTGGATATAAGTTGATAGAGCAGGCTAGAATAGTGTTGGCTTCGACACAAAGAATAAAAGAGATTATTAATGAAGAGAAACAGGAAGTAGCGGGATCTTTGAAAATAGGTATTATTCCCACGCTAGCTCCTTATTTATTACCGATATTTATCGGGGACTATATTCGTCGTTATCCAGGGGTACAAGTGGAAGTGGAGGAATTAATCTCGGAAGAGATTATCCGGCGATTGAAACACGACACGTTGGACGTGGGAATATTTGTGACCCCTTATCATGATAGTAAGATTGTAGAGCAGCCCGTGTTTTATGAGGAAATGATGATTTACGCTCATCCCGATCACGAACTTTTAAAAAAGAAAGACGTAAAAACACAAGATATTGCAACTCCTGAATTATGGATGTTGGGTGACGGGCATTGTTTTCGGGATCAAGTCGTAAATTTATGCGAGATACAAGAAACGCAACATAAAAATTTGCCGTTTGATTTCGAGAGTAATTCTTTAGAGACTTTAATGAAGATCGTGGACCGGGAAGGAGGATTTACCTTGATTCCAGAATTGGCCACGTTATATATGACAGAGGAAAAGAAAAAGCAAGTACGCTCGTTCACAGCGTCGAAACCTTTGCGAGAGGTCAGTGTGATCTATTCCCGTCATTTCACGAAACAAAAATTGATTGATTTGCTTTGCGAAGATATACGGCAAGTGGTTCCCCCGGGAATGTTGAAGAAAGAAAGGGGAAAAATTGTTGAATGGAAAAAAGTAAGATAA
- a CDS encoding TlpA disulfide reductase family protein, whose translation MRKILLLGLLVVLIASCSKKTNVEITGAIKEAANTKVYLEQIDVSSRKTIDSTKINKNGEFKFKLNIELPTFYSLRFSNNEQVTLIASPDEVLEVSGTLNDIKNNYWVDGSENSLWIKLLNFQIARTITLTDSLKRSYQALPQGSEYDAQRQEYSKAWEEAINKQISFTRDFIIKHATSPASYYALYQKIDDNIGVMDEFEDLHYFKVVASSLTALYPESQYTKAIMNHLKQISQAIRNQQLAAVINNTEGSLPDINLPDVNGKNVSLNSLKSKLIVLDFGLITAKESQEYIDQMKSVYNKFKNRGVEIYMVCLDKNKLLWEDVIKTNKINWICVWDEGALQSRAASTWNVKSVPANYIINQKKEIVGKNLYGSRLEDRLNDLLKK comes from the coding sequence ATGAGAAAAATACTATTACTTGGACTACTTGTAGTTCTTATCGCATCCTGCAGTAAAAAGACGAATGTCGAGATTACAGGAGCCATCAAAGAGGCGGCAAACACGAAAGTATATCTGGAACAAATAGATGTAAGTTCAAGAAAAACTATCGATTCAACAAAAATTAATAAAAATGGAGAGTTTAAATTCAAACTTAATATTGAACTCCCGACATTCTATTCTTTAAGATTTTCTAACAATGAACAGGTGACCTTGATTGCTAGTCCGGACGAAGTGCTTGAAGTCAGTGGTACGCTGAATGACATAAAAAATAACTACTGGGTAGACGGTTCTGAAAACTCGTTATGGATTAAACTCCTGAATTTCCAGATTGCCCGTACCATCACGCTGACGGATTCTTTAAAAAGATCCTATCAAGCTCTTCCGCAAGGAAGTGAATACGACGCTCAACGCCAAGAATACAGCAAGGCTTGGGAAGAGGCAATAAACAAGCAGATCAGCTTTACCCGGGACTTCATCATCAAACATGCCACTTCTCCGGCATCTTATTATGCTCTTTATCAAAAGATAGATGATAATATCGGAGTGATGGACGAGTTCGAGGATCTTCACTATTTTAAAGTAGTCGCATCATCCTTAACAGCCCTTTATCCCGAATCACAGTACACGAAAGCGATCATGAATCACCTGAAACAAATATCCCAAGCCATCCGCAACCAACAGCTAGCAGCCGTGATTAATAACACGGAAGGATCGCTACCGGATATTAACTTGCCGGATGTAAATGGGAAGAATGTTTCACTGAACTCGCTTAAATCGAAACTCATCGTGCTTGACTTTGGACTAATCACAGCCAAAGAGAGCCAGGAGTACATTGACCAGATGAAAAGCGTGTATAACAAATTCAAAAACCGGGGAGTGGAAATCTATATGGTTTGCCTGGATAAAAACAAACTTCTCTGGGAAGACGTAATAAAAACGAACAAGATCAACTGGATTTGCGTATGGGATGAAGGAGCACTACAAAGTCGGGCAGCCTCGACTTGGAACGTGAAGAGTGTTCCGGCAAATTATATCATTAACCAGAAGAAAGAAATTGTCGGCAAAAACTTGTACGGTAGCCGTTTGGAAGACCGTTTGAACGACTTGTTGAAAAAATAA
- a CDS encoding UDP-2,3-diacylglucosamine diphosphatase: protein MQGKKVYFLSDAHLGAKLLKDNREREIMLVEFLQSIRPDCSELYLLGDMFDFWFEYKYVIPKGHVRFLGELANFTDQGIKVHFFTGNHDIWAFDYLAKECGVILHTSILETSINGKSFLIGHGDGLDPNDKGYLFLRNAFHNRFLQRCFRFIHPDWGIALANKWSSHSRLKGNGQIEAKGYLGDDKEEIVIYCRNILKEHHVDYFIFGHRHLPLNLELEPNSHYINTGDWITHFSYAMFNGEKVTIEKINRKK from the coding sequence ATGCAGGGTAAGAAAGTTTATTTTCTTTCAGACGCACACTTGGGTGCCAAACTATTGAAAGATAATCGGGAGAGAGAAATTATGCTCGTGGAGTTTTTACAAAGCATCAGACCTGATTGCTCAGAACTTTACTTGCTTGGTGATATGTTCGACTTCTGGTTCGAATACAAATACGTCATACCTAAAGGTCATGTACGCTTCCTTGGTGAACTAGCCAATTTCACAGATCAAGGGATTAAGGTACATTTCTTCACGGGCAACCACGACATCTGGGCCTTCGACTACTTGGCAAAAGAGTGTGGTGTTATCCTACACACATCCATACTGGAAACCTCGATAAACGGAAAGTCTTTCCTTATCGGACATGGTGATGGCCTAGACCCGAACGACAAAGGATATCTTTTTTTGCGCAACGCTTTTCACAATCGCTTTCTACAAAGATGCTTCCGGTTTATCCATCCTGATTGGGGTATCGCTTTAGCCAATAAATGGTCATCCCATTCTCGACTGAAAGGGAACGGGCAAATCGAGGCAAAAGGGTACCTGGGAGACGACAAAGAAGAAATTGTTATTTATTGCCGGAATATCTTGAAAGAACACCACGTGGATTATTTCATTTTCGGCCATCGCCATTTACCTCTCAATCTTGAACTCGAACCCAACAGTCACTATATCAACACGGGAGATTGGATCACGCATTTCAGTTACGCCATGTTCAACGGGGAGAAAGTTACCATCGAAAAAATAAATCGCAAAAAATAA
- a CDS encoding TonB-dependent receptor has translation MKNLFIIMCLLASVGIQAQTIKGRVMEETEDGEVALPGANVYWVGTSKGSVSDANGEFKIKWEKVGKLVVSFIGYRSDTIEVKSTDKFVTCTLRSGEQLDEVSVAARKQSTVMSTQGPLIEQLITGEELCKAACCNLGESFETNASVDVSYADAVTGAKQIQLLGLTGKYVQMMTENMPNFRGLASLYGLTYIPGPWMSAISVSKGTGSVINGYESMAGQISVDYKKPRDPELLSANVFTSSEGMYEFNSNFSIKFSDKWSTMFLLHGDWMKEAHDGNKDGFVDMPEKTQYNVMNRWAYKDDTWYLQFGGKFIDEERNGGQTSHDGHAMIDEKYGLYKIGIDTRRYEAFLKLGYLMPQYENTSMAILVNYSDHTQDSYYGPKMYNAGQKSLFVNYIYQSIFGTNPSQMYSAGLSFNYDKYDEDFRDPVFNYGEDISTDFINMKREERVPGAFFQYTGEFLDQRFIVMAGLRYDYHNIFGSIWTPRAHIMYKPDEFTSIKATFGRGLRTPNILAENSYLLASAANFYVNGELLGKNPALLDDLKMEDSWNFGANVNRKFELFGRTLNINLDYYHTKFNDQVVVDNETAYNKVNFYNLDGKSYSNCYQVEVKYELIPRLEATLAYRYNDVKTTINGDLKRTPLTSRYKGLVNLSYFTNLKKWQFDFTTQFNGSGRLPEQGGIADEYRVASRFDDFQIMNAQVTKYFRLWSIYAGCENIGDFTQKNPIVNSHHPWSDTFDSSKVWGPLHGRKFYIGLRFALDRKE, from the coding sequence ATGAAAAATTTATTTATTATAATGTGTTTACTTGCCTCTGTTGGCATACAGGCACAGACCATAAAAGGGCGTGTCATGGAAGAAACGGAAGACGGGGAGGTGGCGTTACCCGGTGCGAATGTTTATTGGGTAGGAACTTCGAAAGGATCTGTTTCAGATGCGAACGGGGAATTTAAAATCAAGTGGGAAAAGGTTGGAAAGTTAGTTGTTAGTTTTATCGGGTACCGTTCGGATACGATAGAGGTAAAATCCACGGATAAATTCGTGACTTGCACGTTGAGATCCGGGGAGCAATTGGACGAGGTTAGCGTGGCTGCCCGGAAACAGAGTACAGTGATGTCAACACAAGGTCCTTTGATCGAACAACTGATCACGGGCGAAGAGTTATGCAAGGCGGCTTGTTGTAACTTGGGAGAGAGTTTCGAAACGAATGCCTCGGTTGACGTGTCGTATGCTGATGCGGTGACAGGTGCGAAGCAAATTCAGCTATTGGGATTAACCGGGAAGTACGTGCAAATGATGACCGAGAATATGCCTAATTTCCGTGGACTGGCCTCCTTGTACGGTTTGACTTACATTCCCGGTCCTTGGATGTCTGCTATCTCCGTCTCAAAGGGAACGGGGTCGGTAATTAACGGTTACGAATCAATGGCCGGACAAATCAGCGTGGATTACAAGAAACCCCGAGATCCGGAATTGCTTTCGGCTAATGTCTTCACAAGTAGCGAGGGAATGTACGAGTTTAACTCCAATTTCAGCATCAAGTTCAGTGATAAATGGAGTACGATGTTTCTTTTGCACGGGGATTGGATGAAAGAGGCTCATGACGGAAACAAGGACGGGTTTGTGGATATGCCGGAAAAAACGCAATACAACGTGATGAATCGTTGGGCGTACAAAGATGATACTTGGTATTTGCAATTCGGGGGTAAATTTATTGATGAAGAGCGAAACGGAGGGCAAACTTCTCATGATGGACACGCCATGATAGACGAGAAGTACGGATTGTATAAAATTGGAATAGACACCCGTCGTTATGAGGCTTTCTTGAAGTTAGGTTACTTGATGCCTCAGTACGAGAATACGAGTATGGCGATTCTGGTGAACTATTCAGATCACACGCAAGATTCTTATTACGGGCCGAAAATGTATAACGCCGGGCAGAAGAGTTTATTTGTGAACTACATTTATCAGTCTATTTTCGGTACGAATCCCAGCCAGATGTACTCTGCCGGGTTAAGTTTCAATTACGACAAATATGACGAAGATTTCCGTGATCCGGTTTTCAATTATGGAGAGGACATTTCTACCGATTTCATAAACATGAAACGGGAAGAGCGGGTGCCGGGAGCTTTCTTCCAGTACACGGGTGAATTCTTGGATCAACGTTTTATCGTGATGGCTGGGTTGCGCTACGATTATCACAACATCTTCGGGAGTATCTGGACTCCGCGAGCTCACATCATGTACAAACCGGATGAGTTTACCAGCATCAAGGCCACTTTCGGTCGCGGTCTACGTACGCCGAATATTTTGGCTGAGAACAGTTATTTGTTGGCTTCTGCCGCAAACTTCTATGTAAATGGAGAGTTGTTGGGTAAGAACCCGGCTTTACTGGACGATTTGAAGATGGAGGATTCCTGGAATTTCGGGGCTAACGTGAACCGGAAATTCGAGTTGTTCGGGCGTACCTTGAATATCAATTTGGATTATTATCACACGAAATTCAATGACCAAGTGGTCGTAGATAACGAGACGGCATATAACAAGGTAAACTTTTATAACTTGGATGGGAAATCCTATTCGAATTGCTACCAAGTAGAGGTGAAATACGAGTTGATTCCACGCTTGGAGGCTACCTTGGCTTATCGTTACAATGACGTGAAGACGACGATCAACGGTGATTTGAAACGTACTCCTTTAACGAGCCGTTACAAGGGATTGGTGAATTTGTCATACTTTACTAACTTGAAAAAATGGCAGTTTGATTTCACGACCCAGTTCAACGGTTCCGGACGTTTACCGGAACAGGGAGGGATTGCCGATGAATATCGGGTAGCTTCCCGTTTTGATGATTTCCAGATCATGAATGCACAGGTCACGAAATATTTCCGTTTGTGGAGTATTTACGCGGGATGCGAGAATATCGGAGATTTCACCCAAAAGAATCCGATCGTGAATTCTCACCATCCCTGGAGCGATACCTTTGACTCGTCGAAAGTGTGGGGACCTCTTCACGGACGTAAATTTTATATCGGTTTGAGATT